CGGAACATGTTTGGAGAAAGACTTGGATGTATTTATCAGATGGCATTCTCTATgagcaacgcttattcacaagaaATCAAGGTATTTGATTTTTACTCTCACTGTCATGTTTGTTTAGATATATTGCACCCTTCATGCATTTAACTATCTTGCTGCATAATActgtttttattttacaaataacATGCATCCAATATATTAGAACCAGAAGATCCAAGTAATTGCATTAACTTAGAGTAAACAGTGGGGAACACcaacatataataaataaaataccttGCCTATTTAAACATATAAATGTCATTATGATTTTAGTATTTACAACCTATGTACTACATGCTGATAACGATAGAGAGAGTATAAATCACCATGTACAcgggtttttttatttttatgacaaGCTACCTTACTGGTAGGTTACAATATATGCTGGTGTTCAATGGAATTTGTAATGTACAAACTATGACTCAGACCgtgttttctattttttcataTTATCATATGCGAAAATATATCACTGCCAGGTTGCATTGGCAATTTAAGAAACATGGAAAGTAGACTATAGAAACAGTGGCTCATTACGTTTGTACACCTCTTCATTTCCAAAACTGATACCTTGCCTATCATCCATAAGTAACTATCAGGATTACAATTGTCTGAGTAATATATAGTTCTCATTTCTAAAATGCATAACATTCTATTATTACCAATTATGTCGTAGGTCTGACAATGAGCGATGCCGAGCTCAAAGAAAGGACACTTATGGCCATTGAGACACTTTTACAAAATAATAATCGAACTCTGAAAGACTTCAAGACAATGCCATATCCAAAAGATTTTGTCGTCTCCTTTACTGGAAATAGGCTACTTTACGATGAACTTCAATATGAAGTTGTTGCTCAAAAACAAATTTTTGATACTTTGTATGCTTCTCTTACAAGTAAGTAGACTCTATTGAATAAACATTTGAAAATAcatcaattttatgtttttattaacaCTCTGTTTTGAAATCACTATTATACATAGATGAGCAACGAAGCATTTTTGAGGAAATCATGGATGCTGTAGAAAAGCAACAAGGTGGGGTGTTTTTTTTATATGGCTATGGTGGGACTGGTAAGACCTTTATGTGGAACACTTTATCAGCAACACTTAGGTCCAAAAAGAAAATTGTTTTGCCGGTTGCTTCGAGTGGAATTGCAAGTTTGTTGTTACCAGGAGGAAGAACAGCTCATTCTAGATTTAAGATTCCCGTTCCTACTTTAGAGACTTCTATTTGCAACATTGAAAAAAAAGATGATATTGCTGAGCTTCTTAAGTTTACAGATTTAATCATCTGGGATGAGGCTCCTATGGCTAACAAGTTTTGCTTCGAATCTTTGGATAAATCCTTAAAAGATATCATGAGTGGCCCCACACATGCATCTAAATAAATATTTGGAGGCAAGGTTGTTGTTTTTGGTGGTGACTTCAGACAAATTCTCCCTGTTATACCAAGAGGTACTAGATCTGATATTATCCATGCAACAATTAATGCTTCTTATATTTGGGATCATTGTAAAGTATTGAGACTTACAAAGAACATGAGATTGCAAAGTGGTCCACCTACTACTACAGCTGATGAGATTAGGAGCTTTTCTGAGTGGATTTTAAATATTGGAGATGGGACCATGTGTGAACCTAATGATGGTTATGCTGATATCTGTATTCCAGATGAGTTCATAATTTCAAACTTTTCAGATCCGATTCAGGCCATTGTTGAAGATACCTACCCCGATCTCATTCATAATTATCTTGATTCCAATTATCTTCAAAGTCGTGCGATATTAGCTTCAACAATCGAAGTAGTTGATGATATCAACCAATATATCACTAACCTTCTTCCAGGTATTCATATGCCACTGAGTTCATTTCCTAAATGTTAATCATAAAGATCTTTTATACTATGATATAACCTTTTTTCTCTTAACATTATTAACTAATTCTTGGTATTTTTCATGATGTAGGTGAAGAGAGAGAATACTTTAGTAGTGATTCCATTGATAGATCAGATGTAACTAACTTTGATGCATATGAGCATGTGACACCCGAGTTTTTGAACGCTCTTAAAACCTCAGGATTGCCTAACCATTCAATCAGGTTGAAAGTCGGGGCCACTATTATGTTAATGCGCAACCTAGATCAGTCAGAGGGCTTGTGCAACGGCACACGACTAACTGTAACCAGACTTGCTGCCCATGTCATTGAAGccaagatcatttctggaaaaaatATTGGTAACATCTTTTATATTCCTAGAATGTCTTTATCCCCCTCACAGTCTCCATGGCCATTTAAATTGGTGAGACGCCAATTTCCAATTATTGTTTCCTTTGCCATGACTATTAACAAGTCACAGGGCCAGTCACTTGACAATGTGAGATTGTATGTGCCAAAGGAAGTTTTTAGTCATGGGCAATTGTATGTCGCTATCTCAAGAGTCAAATCCAAAAAGGGATTAAGGATTCTTATTCATGACAAAGAGAAACAACCTATGCTCTCTACCACCAATGTTGTTTTCAAGGAAGTGTTCCATAACATTTAAAAGGTGCGAGGTTTAATATTATTTCGTACCAAACATGTATCAAGTTGGTTAACACTATGaattattattcatttgcaatttaactgaaattgtgtttttttcatatctttcagGTTATATTCATTCACTTCATTTTGGAATGTCATGTTGTAGCTCAACTTATTTTTTATAAGCTTTTGTAACGCATTTTGTATTTCTCTACTTATTCATAGCAGCATATTGTTTGGTCAGTACTAAGCTTATAACATTTGGAATTTTACTAGAGCCAAAACAATTCAGACGGAGGCTAATACTTCTTCATTATCATGACATTAACAATACTATCAATATATTTTTTGGCTGATTATATCTTTTCATTATAGTCATATTCCATGTGTTAATTTCATCCGGGACAACACAACATCACTAAAAAATaacccgtgcggcagcacgggtctgttactatttttttcaaatcatatcttacacACTAAAATATAGGACATTATTAATAATGACAGTTAtagttaattattaattaattatattattaaattatcaaataataatttaaagatATGACACATATGCACAATGATTTTAGTTTTAAGAATTTTTCAAATGATAACTTACATACAAAATTAAGACTACTAataataacaatttaattatttaatgaaaacaattttactaaattaatatttaactaattaaattcttaaattaacaaataataaatatgaCAAGTATGCCCACTAACGTAACGTTCCTCTTAAAAATTTCAAATCATAACTTACCCACTTAAAAAACACTATTACTAATAAcgattttaattagttaattagtaaaaataaaactATGGCCTTCTTTCCTTCCTATTAAGTCTATTTTATTAATCAATTAgtaattaaaaatcaattatGAATAGTGGGTTAGTTTCTTCtaatatttattgattttatttactACTATTTCTTTTACTATCATTAAATCGTTTCTCAATCTTTACAACTACTACTCTTTAGAGAGAGAAACACAGGGTTCTTGAAAAGAGCAAGATCGAGAGAGTTCAAAAACCAAATTCccgaaatttagaaaaaaaaaaacaaaaattcgtCACTGTTAGAGGTGGATCGGAGGCCCAGACAGTCGGAGGAAGGCGGATCTGGTTAGTTACCATGGAAGGAGTTGGGGCCCGACTGGGGCGGTCCTCGACCCGTTACGGACCGGCAACGGTTTTCACCGGACCGGTGAGAAAGTGGAAGAAGAAATGGGTTCACGTTTCACCTTCTTCCGCTTCTTCTAATTCCAATAACAACGCCAATCACAATCACGGTTCTTCTAATAACGGTAATAACAACGGTTCTCATCTTCTTCTTTATAAGTGGACGCCTATTACTCAGAGCCAGAACACCAACAATAACGGCAGTCATGGGAACGTTAAGGACGCGCAGATTGAACCGGTGGAAGAGCCTCCCCGGAGGAAATTTAAATATGTTCCGGTAATTTCTTTACGATGcaattcttttgttttctttattgGTTTAGGGTTTTATTGGATGAAGATGAATTGATAGGCTTTTGTGGatgctgattttttttttttttgcgtttctGTTATTTGTTGCACTTCTGAAATAATAGCGCGTCTTTGTCGGATACCGAAGCGATACTACACCTGTGATTAAGTTCAATGGTGTCATGTTGGTGTCCGTGCTAGCAATCTTAattttgttttgataatttttatatttgagtgTTGGTAAGATAGCAAAATCCCTTTTTGGCGGCTTTCTGAATCGCACAAGTATAGGAACCAATTAATTATCTGCTTAACTTTTCAATATTGCCTAGGCTATAACTTATAAGTTGGTTTACAGTTTAGCGCGAAACTTGAATCAGGAACGCGATTTATGactttttgtttaagaaatgaaattcactttaccgtgaatgtcccgagatggaaatggaggtacggatgccttgtgggaaacatgaaattcactttaccgtgaatgtcccgagatggaaatggagatacggatgccttgtgggaaacgtgaaattcactttaccgtgattgtcccgagatggaaatggagatatggatgccttgtgggaaacgtgaaattcactttaccgtgaatgtcccgagatggaaatggagatacggatgccttgtgggaaacaTGAAATTCTCTTTACCGTgattgtcccgagatggaaatggagatatggatgccttgtgggaaacgtgaaattcactttaccgtgaatgtcccgagatggaaatggagatatggatgccttatgggaaacgtgaaattcactttaccgtgtgattgtcccgagatggaaatggaagtatggatgccttgtgggaaatgtgaacttcactttaccgtgaatgtcccgagatggaaatggagatatggatgccttgtgggaaacgtgaaattcactttactgcgattgtcccgagatggaaatggagatatggatgccttgtgggaaacgtgaaattcactttaccgtgaatgtcccgagatggaaatggaaaTATGGATGTCTTAAgggaaacgtgaaattcactttaccgtgtgattgtcccgagatggaaatggagatatggatgccttgtaggaaacgtgaaattcactttaccgtgaatgtcccgagatggaaatggagatatggatgccttgtgggaaacgtgaaattcactttaACGTtaatgtcccgagatggaaatagagatatggatgccttgtgggaaatgcGTTGATTGCTGTGGCGACGAAATAAAGTTAACCGATGACGTTTTgtttaagaaatgaaattcactttaccgtgaatgtcccgagatggaaatggagtaATGGAAGCCTTGTGGAAAATGTGTTGAGTTGCTGTGGGGACGAATAAAGTTAACCGACGAGAACTCCTATAAAAGCGGTGGTAGTTTTTTTGTTCGAGGATAGAATTTGGAAAGTGATTTATGATAAATAAAAGTTTTTGTCTTGTATGATATTATGAATAAAAGAAAAACTCTATTGCTGAAAGTGGCCTGATTCAGATATTGGAATAAGAATTCTATGAAAAAGTAAGTCCGAATGAGAATCAAAGAGTGTTAGAGAGAGAAATGGTTTATTTCggtgaaaatgaaaaggaaagatGTCATTACATAGTGGTCTGTGGCCCTAGACAGAGTCTAGTGGTAAAGGGGGATCTAGTTAGCAAAGATACAGATATTTGCCAAAGtattattcaataattttttagTCTTTATTCATGTCAAAATACTGATCTCTCCATTGTGTCGGTATATTCCATAGGGTTATTTCTTAATACATCTCTGGGATGAATTGCTGATCACATTTTCAGAATATTGTATACTATCATTTCATCTCCTAAGAAATTCTTTAGGATTATTGATTGATCATCTCAGATAAGCTTTTCTTGTCTGTTCTATTATTATATTAGGCAGtattatgttgttgtgataagACAAACATAATTGTTCATTCAACTGTAAACCCTCAATTTAGTTCTTAAAAGATTTTTGAGAAAATGTTCTTAAAAGATTAGCAAGATCAATCTTCTTATGACATGAAATTCGgtttaccgtgaatgtcccgagatggaaatggagatatggatgccttgtgggaaatgtgTTGAGTGCTGTGGGGACGAAATAAAGTTAACCGATGactttttgtttaagaaatgaaattcactttaacctgaatgtcccgagatggaaatggagtaatggatgccttgtgggaaatgtgTTGAGTGCTGTGGCGACGAAATAAAGTTAACCGATGGctttttgtttaagaaatgaaattcactttaccgagAATGTCCTGAGATGGAAAtagagatatggatgccttgtgggaaatgcGTTGAGTGCTGTGGCGACGAAATAAAGTTAACCGATGACTTTTTGTTTGAGAAATGAAATTCAGTTTACCGTaaatgtcccgagatggaaatggagaatgccttgtgggaaatgtgTTGAGTGCTGTGGCGAAGAAATAAAGTTAACCGATGACTTTTTGTTTgagaaatgaaattcactttaccgtgaatgtcccgagatggaaatggagatatggatgccttttGGGAAATGTGTTGAGTGCCGTGGGGACGAAATAAAGTTAACAGATGactttttgtttaagaaatgaaattcacttAACGTGAATGTCCCGAGGTGGAagtggagatatggatgccttgtgggaaatcTGTTGAGTGCTGTGGGGACGGAATAAAGTTAACGATGACTTTTTGTCtaagaaatgaaattcactttaccgtgaatgtcccgagatggaattggagatatggatgccttgtgggaaatgtgTTGTGTGCTGTGGGGACAAAATAAAGTAAACCGATGAGAACTCCTATAAAAGCGGTGTTAGTTTTTTTGTTCGAGGATAGGATTTGGAAAGTAATTTATGATAAATGAATGTTTGTGTCTTGTAtaatatgatgaataaaagaacaACTCTATTGCTGAAAGTGGCATGATTCAGATATTGGAATAAGAATTCTATGAAAAAGTAGGTCAGATTTAGAATCAAAGAGTGTTGGAGGGAGACATGATTTATTTCggtgaaaatgaaaaggaaatatGTCATTACATAGTGGTCTGTGGCCCTAGACAGAGTCCAGTGGTAAAGGGGGATCTAGTCAGCAAAGATACTGATATTTGCCAAAGtattattcaataattttttagTCTTTATTCATGTCAAAATACTGATCTCTCCATTGTGTCGGTATATTCCATAGGGTTATTTCTTAATACATCTTTGGGATGAATTGCTGATCACATTTTCAGAATATTGTATACTATCATTTCATCTCCTAAGAAATTCTTTAGGATTATTGTTTGATCATCTCGGATAAGCTTTTCTTGTCTGTTCTATTATTATATTAGGCAGtattatgttgttgtgataagACAAACATAATTGTTCATTCAACTGTAAACCCTCAATTTAGTTCTTAAAAGATTAGCATGATCAATCTTCTTATGACATGAAATTCAGTTTACCGTGagtgtcccgagatggaaatggaggtatggatgccttgtgggaaatgtgTTGAGTGCTGTGGGGACGAAATAAAGTTAACCGATGactttttgtttaagaaatgaaattcactttaaCGTGagtgtcccgagatggaaatggggtaatggatgccttgtgggaaatgtgTTGAGTGCTGCGGCAACGAAATAAAGTTAACCGATGactttttgtttaagaaatgaaattcactttaccatgcatgtcccgagatggaaatggagatatggatgccttgtgggaaatgcGTTGAGTGCTGTGGCGACGAAATAAAGTTATCCAATGACTTTTTGTTTGAGAAATGAAATTCAgtttaccgtgaatgtcccgagatggaaatggagatatggatgccttgtggcaAATGTCTTGAGTGCTGTGGCGATGAAATAAAGTTAACCAATGACTTTTGTTTgagaaatgaaattcactttaccgtgaatgtcccgagatggaaatggagatatggatgccttgtgggaaatgtgTTGAGTGCTGTGGGGACGAAATAAAGTTAACCGATGactttttgtttaagaaatgaaattcactttaccgtgaatgtcccgagatgggagtggagatatggatgccttgcgGGAAATCTGTTGAGTGCTGTGGGGACGAAATAAAGATAACGATGACTTTTTGTCtaagaaatgaaattcactttaccgtgaatgtcccgagatggaaatggagatatggatgccttgtgggaaatgtgTTGTGTGCTGTGGGAACGAAATAAAGTAAACCGATGAGGACTCCTAAAAAAGCGGTGGTAGTTTTTTTGTTCGAGGATAGGATTTGGAAAGTGATTTATGATAAATGAATGTTTGTGTCTTGTAtgatatgatgaataaaagaacaACTCTATTGCTGAAAGTGGCATGATTCAGATATTGGAATAAGAATTCTATGAAAAAGTATGTCAGATTTAGAATCAAAGAGTGTTGGAGGGAGACATGGTTTATTTCggtgaaaatgaaaaggaaagatGTCATTACATAGTGGTCTGTGGCCCTAGACAGAGTCTAGTGGTAAAGGGGGATCTAGTCAGCAAAGATACTGATATTTGCCAAAGtattattcaataattttttagTCTTTATGATCTCTCCATTGTGTCGGTATATTCCATAGGATTATTTCTTAATACATCTCTGGGATGGATTGCTGATTACATTTTCAGAATATTGTATATTATCATTTCATTTACTAAGAATTATTttaggattattgattgattatctcAGATAAGCTTTTCTTGTGTGTTCTATTATATGTTAGGCAGTATTATGTTATTGTGATAGACAATAATTGTTCATTCATTCACCTGGAAACCCTCATTTAGTTCTTAAAAGATTAGCAAGATCAAGTTAGTCTTCTAATGACATGAATGACATTGCATTGCTGATAGATTAAAAGTTGAGCTGTTAACACAATGACACTgtcaattgattttgttttctaaACAACACTCGGTTGATGAGCATATACC
The Vicia villosa cultivar HV-30 ecotype Madison, WI unplaced genomic scaffold, Vvil1.0 ctg.000893F_1_1, whole genome shotgun sequence DNA segment above includes these coding regions:
- the LOC131632015 gene encoding uncharacterized protein LOC131632015, encoding MVGMFSPAVDFRFLIFGPPPTKPNRCPPLVHGPCGLENLNSPCMKDNKCTKFYPKKFQPTTIVDHEGYPVYRRRNNGHTIEKNGIIFHSGHVVPHNPSLLLKFEAHINMEWCNQSTSIKYLFKYINKGSDRISAIIQGQDKNNVDEIKQYLDCRYISPSEACWRIFSYSIHGRKPAVERLFFHMEGENSVYYKDYEQVGDVLLKPSVTESMFTSWFEANKTYEEARLLTYGDFVSKFVYHKRSRTWKPRKRGYTIGRLIWVPQSTGELFYLRMMLTVTKGPLCYKDIKKVDGKQLKTFRDACFAMGFLQDDREFVEAIKEAHLWGSDPFLRKLFVTMLLSSSMNRPEHVWRKTWMYLSDGILYEQRLFTRNQGLTMSDAELKERTLMAIETLLQNNNRTLKDFKTMPYPKDFVVSFTGNRLLYDELQYEVVAQKQIFDTLYASLTNEQRSIFEEIMDAVEKQQGGVFFLYGYGGTGKTFMWNTLSATLRSKKKIVLPVASSGIASLLLPGGRTAHSRFKIPVPTLETSICNIEKKDDIAELLKFTDLIIWDEAPMANKQILPVIPRGTRSDIIHATINASYIWDHCKVLRLTKNMRLQSGPPTTTADEIRSFSEWILNIGDGTMCEPNDGYADICIPDEFIISNFSDPIQAIVEDTYPDLIHNYLDSNYLQSRAILASTIEVVDDINQYITNLLPGEEREYFSSDSIDRSDVTNFDAYEHVTPEFLNALKTSGLPNHSIRLKVGATIMLMRNLDQSEGLCNGTRLTVTRLAAHVIEAKIISGKNIGNIFYIPRMSLSPSQSPWPFKLVRRQFPIIVSFAMTINKSQGQSLDNVRLYVPKEVFSHGQLYVAISRVKSKKGLRILIHDKEKQPMLSTTNVVFKEVFHNI
- the LOC131632000 gene encoding uncharacterized protein LOC131632000 — its product is MEGVGARLGRSSTRYGPATVFTGPVRKWKKKWVHVSPSSASSNSNNNANHNHGSSNNGNNNGSHLLLYKWTPITQSQNTNNNGSHGNVKDAQIEPVEEPPRRKFKYVPVAVLEEQKNEATEIDEVAEKVEDESNPIEADSSAAEPTSKNEILDEKPDINDVPMEESEPQDKNQVVRQDLNESLDLSLGLTSHDEENDSDSKTNQTTEGQ